Proteins co-encoded in one Plasmodium reichenowi strain SY57 chromosome 10, whole genome shotgun sequence genomic window:
- a CDS encoding WD-repeat protein, putative: protein EYKGDEDMNNFLTEMSSLNKIEKNIFGSIHIYDIENNFNLVYTKNYERSGIICTYYDEYIKQLFLGTTDGRCLIYYGDNSTKGVLDYLQQKGYKRKDETNENTFFYMKNDNIYNLDNLPKEIQITQSGNVIIKKNNVNNKKIKVNPSVQSLYENAYERKTNVSAYSKFITDDNNHNLNYHDHIKNLPNINDDNIVEVLRNRELNKKGDDYFMKAYKYTQPNKIIDYSSSQEQEYSNILKRPKCPQCGIKNCVCGYMKNK from the coding sequence GAATATAAAGGTGATGAagatatgaataattttttaacaGAAATGTCatcattaaataaaatagaaaaaaatatatttggaagtatacacatatatgATATAGAAAACAATTTTAATTTAGTATATActaaaaattatgaacgTTCAGgtattatatgtacatattatgatgagtatataaaacaattaTTTTTGGGAACAACGGACGGAAGATgtcttatatattatggTGATAATTCAACAAAAGGTGTATTAGATTATTTACAACAAAAAGgttataaaagaaaagatgaaacaaatgaaaacacttttttctatatgaagaatgataatatatataatttagATAATTTACCGAAAGAAATACAAATTACACAATCTGGAAATGTAAtaattaagaaaaataatgtaaataataaaaaaatcaaaGTAAATCCAAGTGTTCAAtcattatatgaaaatgcATATGAAAGAAAAACTAATGTTAGTGCCTATTCTAAATTTATTACAGATgataataatcataatttaaattatcatgatcatataaaaaatctTCCAAATATAAACGATGATAATATAGTTGAAGTCTTAAGAAATAgagaattaaataaaaaaggagaTGACTATTTTATGAAGGCTTATAAATACACACAAccaaataaaattattgaTTATTCATCATCACAGGAACAAGaatattcaaatattttaaaaagacCTAAATGTCCTCAATGTGGAATTAAAAATTGTGTTTGTGgttatatgaaaaataaataa